The following are from one region of the Desertibacillus haloalkaliphilus genome:
- a CDS encoding DUF2225 domain-containing protein: MSEGIEPFYDKEVTCLLCEHKYITKRLRSRFVRVKRIESDFYTEYKDENYIPYFYEISVCPQCGFSCADTFSTTLLPHIEENIVKKLSSQWQPRNYGGLRTVNDAIETHKLALLSGSLKEEKHIVLAGICLRLSWLYRMKKVADQDLRFLRLSLKYYEGAYQDSDFIGTQMTEMKLLYLIGELHRKVGNQSEAVVYFSRVINHKNRSIEKKVVEMAREQWQLMREEKTKV; the protein is encoded by the coding sequence ATGTCTGAAGGGATAGAACCATTTTATGATAAGGAAGTAACTTGTTTATTATGTGAACATAAATACATAACGAAACGTCTACGATCTCGATTCGTGCGTGTCAAAAGAATTGAAAGTGATTTTTATACAGAATATAAGGATGAGAATTACATTCCCTATTTTTATGAAATAAGTGTTTGTCCCCAGTGCGGTTTTTCATGTGCGGATACGTTTTCAACAACTTTATTGCCACATATTGAAGAAAACATTGTGAAAAAATTGAGTAGTCAGTGGCAACCACGAAATTATGGAGGGCTACGAACCGTAAATGATGCGATTGAAACTCATAAGCTAGCGCTTTTGTCAGGGTCATTAAAAGAAGAAAAGCATATCGTTCTAGCGGGAATTTGTTTACGCTTATCTTGGCTATATCGAATGAAAAAAGTGGCTGACCAGGACCTTCGTTTCTTAAGACTTTCACTGAAATATTATGAAGGTGCCTATCAGGATTCTGATTTTATAGGAACGCAAATGACAGAAATGAAGCTGTTGTATTTAATCGGAGAATTACATCGCAAAGTAGGTAATCAATCCGAGGCTGTTGTCTATTTTTCCCGGGTTATTAATCATAAAAACCGATCGATTGAAAAGAAAGTAGTAGAAATGGCTAGGGAACAGTGGCAACTGATGCGTGAAGAAAAAACGAAAGTGTAG
- a CDS encoding NupC/NupG family nucleoside CNT transporter produces the protein MNFLWGILGIVTVFLIAFLFSRDRRHIRLRTVLGGLAIQIGFAVIVLRWETGRAALQWLTMGVQKIIDYADEGVMFLFGGLWDGEAVGFVFAFQVLTVIIFFSSLIAVLYYIGVMQWFIKILGGALSKILGTSKAESMSAAANIFVGQTEAPLVVRPYLAKMTHSELFAVMTGGLASVAGSVLIGYSLMGVPLEYLLAASFMAAPAGLIMAKMILPETERSETTDDIKIEKDNESTNVIDAAARGAGVGLQLALNVGAMLLAFIALIALINGILGGIGGLFGFENLSLQSILGILFSPIAFAIGVPWGDAITAGSLIGQKIVLNEFVAYAEFQPYIEAGDLSEKTIAVVSFALCGFANFSSLAILLGGLGGLAPDRRSDIAKLGMRAVVAGTLASLLSASIAGMLF, from the coding sequence ATGAATTTTCTATGGGGAATATTAGGTATTGTTACTGTTTTTTTAATTGCTTTTCTTTTTTCAAGAGATCGCCGTCATATACGCTTAAGGACCGTTCTTGGGGGATTAGCGATTCAAATCGGATTTGCCGTTATTGTTCTAAGATGGGAAACAGGACGAGCAGCTCTCCAATGGCTAACAATGGGTGTCCAGAAAATTATTGACTATGCCGATGAAGGCGTCATGTTCTTATTTGGAGGCCTATGGGATGGAGAAGCTGTTGGGTTTGTTTTCGCTTTTCAAGTGCTAACGGTTATTATTTTCTTTTCTTCATTAATTGCAGTCTTGTACTACATCGGGGTGATGCAATGGTTTATCAAGATCCTTGGTGGTGCACTATCAAAAATATTGGGCACAAGTAAGGCTGAATCAATGTCAGCAGCAGCTAACATTTTTGTCGGACAAACCGAAGCGCCACTTGTTGTAAGACCATACTTGGCTAAAATGACACATTCTGAATTGTTCGCAGTCATGACAGGAGGGCTTGCATCAGTAGCCGGTTCGGTGCTTATCGGTTACTCACTCATGGGTGTTCCATTAGAATATTTATTGGCGGCAAGTTTTATGGCAGCACCAGCTGGTTTAATCATGGCTAAGATGATCTTACCTGAAACGGAACGATCTGAAACGACAGACGATATTAAGATTGAAAAAGATAACGAATCCACAAATGTCATTGATGCTGCAGCTAGAGGCGCAGGCGTTGGTTTGCAATTAGCATTAAATGTCGGTGCCATGTTATTAGCCTTTATTGCATTAATAGCATTAATTAACGGGATTTTAGGTGGTATTGGCGGTTTATTTGGCTTTGAGAACCTGTCACTTCAGTCGATTTTAGGCATTCTTTTTTCGCCGATTGCTTTTGCGATTGGTGTTCCGTGGGGAGATGCCATTACTGCAGGTAGTTTAATTGGGCAAAAAATTGTCTTAAATGAGTTTGTTGCGTATGCGGAGTTTCAACCTTATATTGAAGCTGGGGATTTGTCCGAAAAGACGATCGCTGTCGTTAGTTTTGCATTATGTGGATTTGCGAACTTCTCCTCGTTAGCTATTCTTCTTGGGGGACTTGGTGGACTAGCACCAGATCGTCGTAGCGATATTGCTAAATTAGGGATGAGAGCAGTCGTAGCAGGTACTTTAGCCTCGTTATTAAGTGCATCCATTGCAGGGATGTTATTTTAA
- a CDS encoding glycogen/starch/alpha-glucan phosphorylase, whose product MSKEELKKKLIDTLHSRHGKTIEDATPMDVYQALGLVIKGEINKNWISTNKQYYEQEEKQVYYFSMEFLLGRLMKSNLVNTQMLTTCNDALQELGLNPSQVFDQEAEAGLGNGGLGRLAACFLDSLASQQLPGHGCGIRYKYGLFQQKVIDGYQVELPDYWLKEDYVWEVRRVDKSVKVRFGGTVDVEEMGGRLHFHSRNHQTVLAVPYDVPIVGYGTNTVNTLRLWSAEVAESEVPFHRSGHHDYYNYLDYKRSIETISEFLYPDDSHHEGKLLRLKQQYFLVSAGVQSIIRSYKENYSSRLETLHEKIAIHINDTHPTLVIPELMRILMDEEGYSWDRAWEITTQTVAYTNHTTLSEALEKWPVEMMKSLLPRIYMIIEEINERFCKSIWDHYPHMRDDISEMAIIAYGQVKMAHLAIVGSHSVNGVAKIHTDILKKKEMKKFYSIYPHKFNNKTNGITHRRWLLQANPKLSKVITEAIGTRWISNPKELIGLLKYTSDLSFQEKVRRVKLDNKRKLANLVAAQTGILVDETSIFDVQIKRLHAYKRQLLNILQIIDLYNHLKENPTLDITPRTFIFGAKAAPSYHFAKKVIKLITTVASVINQDKAINDKLKVIFLENYSVSLAEKIIPATDVSEQISTASKEASGTGNMKLMMNGALTIGTLDGANIEIKDMVGTDNIFIFGLKPEDVLHYYQYGGYNARDVYDSDERLRTVVDQLINGFFGKNVDFSDIHYSIFAQNDEFFVLKDFDSYTEAQEIIDEAYRDQQLWMKKSITNIAHSGKFSSDCTISEYANKIWKLTRTPIDSM is encoded by the coding sequence ATGAGTAAAGAAGAGTTGAAAAAAAAGTTAATTGATACGCTTCACTCACGGCACGGAAAAACCATTGAGGATGCAACGCCTATGGATGTCTATCAGGCGCTAGGACTTGTCATTAAAGGCGAAATCAATAAAAACTGGATCTCTACGAATAAACAATATTATGAACAAGAAGAGAAACAAGTCTACTACTTTTCAATGGAGTTTTTACTTGGTCGATTAATGAAAAGTAACCTAGTGAACACGCAGATGCTCACCACCTGTAACGATGCCCTTCAAGAGTTAGGCTTGAATCCTTCACAAGTATTTGACCAGGAAGCAGAAGCGGGGCTTGGCAATGGCGGATTAGGTCGATTAGCCGCTTGCTTTCTTGACTCTTTAGCTTCGCAACAACTCCCGGGACACGGCTGTGGCATCCGCTATAAATATGGATTATTTCAACAAAAGGTTATCGATGGATATCAAGTTGAATTACCTGATTACTGGTTAAAAGAAGATTATGTATGGGAAGTCCGTCGCGTTGATAAAAGTGTCAAAGTTAGGTTCGGGGGCACGGTTGATGTTGAAGAAATGGGTGGACGACTTCATTTTCACTCTAGAAACCACCAAACCGTATTAGCTGTTCCTTATGATGTTCCTATTGTTGGCTATGGCACAAACACGGTTAACACGTTGCGGTTATGGAGTGCGGAGGTCGCTGAATCAGAAGTTCCGTTTCATCGTTCGGGGCACCATGATTATTATAATTATCTTGATTATAAACGTTCGATTGAAACGATTTCCGAATTTTTATACCCTGATGATTCACACCACGAAGGTAAGCTATTGCGTCTAAAACAGCAATACTTCCTTGTTTCAGCTGGGGTCCAAAGCATTATTCGTTCCTATAAGGAGAACTACAGCTCTCGATTAGAAACGCTTCATGAAAAAATTGCAATTCATATTAACGATACACACCCAACATTAGTCATCCCTGAACTAATGAGAATCCTTATGGATGAAGAGGGTTATAGCTGGGATCGAGCTTGGGAAATCACGACACAAACCGTCGCTTATACGAACCATACCACCTTATCCGAAGCACTAGAAAAGTGGCCGGTTGAAATGATGAAATCACTATTACCTCGAATTTATATGATTATTGAAGAAATCAACGAGCGTTTTTGCAAATCGATTTGGGATCACTACCCTCATATGCGTGATGACATTTCCGAAATGGCAATTATTGCGTATGGGCAAGTGAAAATGGCACACCTTGCCATTGTGGGGAGTCACAGTGTCAACGGTGTAGCAAAAATTCACACCGACATTTTAAAGAAAAAGGAAATGAAGAAGTTCTACTCTATTTATCCACATAAATTCAATAACAAAACAAACGGAATTACGCACAGACGCTGGCTGTTGCAAGCAAATCCTAAATTAAGCAAAGTGATTACAGAAGCGATTGGTACACGTTGGATCTCAAATCCAAAAGAATTAATCGGGCTACTTAAATATACATCGGACCTCTCTTTTCAAGAAAAAGTAAGGAGAGTCAAATTGGATAATAAAAGAAAACTCGCTAACCTTGTCGCTGCACAAACAGGCATCCTAGTTGATGAGACATCTATTTTTGATGTCCAAATTAAGCGACTCCATGCGTACAAACGACAACTATTAAACATTCTTCAAATCATTGACCTTTATAACCATCTCAAAGAAAATCCAACATTAGATATTACACCGAGAACGTTTATCTTTGGGGCAAAGGCAGCTCCTAGTTATCATTTCGCCAAAAAAGTGATAAAACTGATCACAACTGTGGCCTCGGTCATCAATCAAGATAAAGCAATTAATGATAAGCTTAAAGTCATCTTTTTAGAAAATTATAGCGTATCTTTAGCTGAAAAAATCATTCCTGCAACCGATGTTAGCGAACAAATCTCAACCGCAAGTAAGGAAGCCTCTGGGACTGGGAATATGAAACTGATGATGAATGGTGCGCTCACCATTGGTACACTTGATGGCGCTAACATAGAAATTAAAGATATGGTTGGTACAGATAATATCTTTATTTTCGGACTAAAACCCGAGGATGTTTTACATTATTACCAATATGGTGGCTACAATGCCCGTGACGTTTACGATAGTGATGAACGCCTCCGTACCGTTGTCGATCAGCTGATCAATGGGTTTTTTGGCAAAAATGTTGATTTTAGTGATATCCATTATTCGATATTCGCCCAAAATGATGAATTTTTCGTGCTAAAGGATTTCGATAGTTACACCGAAGCACAGGAAATCATCGACGAAGCGTATCGTGATCAACAGTTATGGATGAAGAAAAGCATCACCAATATCGCACATTCCGGTAAATTCTCAAGTGATTGCACCATTTCTGAGTATGCAAATAAAATCTGGAAATTAACACGAACACCGATTGATTCAATGTAA